The region GTCAATAATCAAACAAGATTTTTTGccacataattttttaaagagcaGCTTTGAACAACAAATTGCAATATTTTCTTGCTTTACTTCatgactttttctttttataaggtttataGCCACAATTTCTCTTCACTCTTTGTATAATTGGAGCACTTGTCTTAAGTTTATTCACTAAAGTTCGTACAGAAATTTCCAGTTTTCTAAGGCATCTTTCACTTTTTTACCAAGTTCTTGTctcacaaaacatttttttcttccacttccaGATTTCCTTTTTGATTGAACCAGTGTCCTTAAATCGTTCTTCTCAGCACTGTTCTCAAAGCCATCTGCAActctttagaaattattttgtttcataCACCAGGATTTTCAAcaagaaaatgcaaaaatttttcttgcttCTTATCTGGATTTGATgacatttcaattaaaattaattgttttgattacagagttgtttaaattttgaataacacTAATgcaatgacattttaaaacaattagatatttaaaatgatGAATGGTTTTCGTAAACACCACATCAGAACACGTCCAGATTTTTTCTGTTACATGTCTTATCTTTCTGTTTTGCTATTTAGAGAAACTGAGTTTGACCCAATCCATAGTCTGTCCAATCATTCCACTAGCTTTTATGATACATGATTGGAAAATACTAATGCACcattcagtttttgtttatcgTAATAGAAatgatagcttgtttgagcattgaccatgatggtatttgttgaaaaaagaaagaaattcaaccttacaacaatgggagagtggctcaagcttggcagataaagcagatctaattacatttacaatgtgcttttagactttgtctgagagtaagagggttgttattcATCAATACAAGAATGCCAACAttattgcaacatttttttgcagtaagtaaaaagtttttttgttgtctaacaaaaattgtggatttaaagtccaaaatttaaatccataagccactacaagccttaggctgttacagaagagagatcaaataaaaaatcgGGCGCTTGTTCTAtgcaatcaaaaagtgaagaaTTTTTGTCAAggcaagagtataaagttgagtcaccAGCAAATAGAGTCACTTTAGATgaaaaattttcatgaagatcAATATTGAATATAACAATACAGGAGCACAGATAGAAtcttgtggtacccttaaagttacttgaaataaagaagagtgtaggccttcaagaataactttaatactgcagttaaaaagaaataatttaataatctcaaaacctttatataaaaaacgtaATAACATAGTGATGACTGATCATAGTATAGTtagagaggtcaaagtgttttctagagttttgaaaaatttgaaccGTTTCTTTggcacttttgaaaaattttgcaaaaattcaAGAGAATTctgaagaaaacttttttaagataatGATGGAAATCTTATCTgaagcacaaactgtagaagtgtttaattgagaattaacttaagcattggaagccagagtgatttggatgtttaacaataggttaatctgtttaactggtAGGAAAAATATGgtcattagattcaagagtcaaattagagtaagatttctttgcaaataactctGATTTATTCTGGGGTGAAGTAAAAGGATCAGACCCATGAgttagagattaaatgttagacttactttagtttaCAACATTGAAGACTAACCAAATttctctagaacctaacatctgatattagatacaagatttagtaaactgagaataacagagcttaacatgAGATGAGACCTTTTCAGATTGGcttcttgaaataataaaaggacatttgtTTTCAAGAGAGATGTAAGATGTAAAAAAGgtgaaataaatgattaaaaaagcaactgctcaagatggtgaaaaatgtagaatgaggcttgacttaaaattgaaaagtagGAATAAAAACTTCCAGAAAGAATACAAGTCTGAGATGcactttatgcatacatattatggatataaacatatatgtttgctatttattcaGATGCTGGcttacaatatcctttcatatttatataaactttagtttttatatgatttatttttgcTGAAAGAGAAGTTGAtcagatgatgatgatgatggcgatgatgatgatgatatttatgatgattATGTTAATCATGTtaatcataatgatgtttatatatgcatatatatacaaaatataacatgaattttgaattaaaaaaatatactttaggatgtataaatgtttatgcaaacccggccctggctatattttatcaaacccagcCCTGGTCctggtcaaatatcaaccctaGTCACTTAGTAATATGAAATCAGTATGCCCAGAACTTGCTTCAAAGAACATTTTTATTGTCACAGATCAAGAATGGGATATGACAGAGGCAATCAAAGAAAGTTTTTCATCAGTTCCACGTTTTTCTTGTTGGAACCATGTTTTGCAGGGCAGTAAGCATTGGTTACAATTGCACAGAGTAAAGACAGAAAATGAATTGGCATATTACgattaatgtattaaaattttttacttttgtttatcattatcaaaagcagtttactcttaattgccaaaaaaacaaaagttaactttactctgaatgtatattttaaaatcgttCTATCTTTcaataaaccaaattttttatacattccattgttaaaaatttcgctaaaagtttttaaaattaagttttgtaacaatgtaaatatttttaaaactaacgTTCAGTTAGTAAACGAAGGATAGTTGCATCatgtaattatgtaaaaaaacaattttattgactATAATAGACTAGGGTCAGAATAGATCATTCcccactgactaggatcagaaacaagacataagctaagtagagaaggtaaatgattcggattATCTGGAAAGCAAGtcggaaagttgactatttgtgttagagattaagaaaggcaaaagttgtgggccttaacacctgcagagtcactgacactagaaccattttatcagaaataacataGAGTGTAGTCTTGTGACGAAGGAGaacgatatagaacaaagagaaaagtgaaagagtgaagtggtgctaaacaagagcacataaaaaaatagacTGTTGACTCAAACCTAGTTAaccaacaaatgggtgaatttttACGAATGTAAATCCCCAGGCTgagcatgtgactattgaagtTTTAcgaattaaaagaagataaccattaacgctaagatcacaagatgagacagccgaactcaaattagtctcataAAGAGCAAAttggtctggtgaactttgcaagagataagactcaacagtagaaaagttacttcaaagcccacaaatattattgaatgatagatttagagaacttggtgatgacgatggttttttgtgtttatagtttttgatacttAAGAAATTGACTCAAAGtacagatagtactcagtacgcTAACAGTCCAAGCAATTATctcattacttttaataaaccctaagccgtaacaaaggggtCCAAAGGTGGCTTTGACAATGAACACctaaagtacaaacagggacaccactAATGTGCAACATGTCACTGGTAATACTCTGATAtgttacagctgttgatggaatcagcttcTCTGAAACCTACcgcagagttcgggaaacctgactatcagccagcctcagaactataaaactaagttttatagctgtaccctcattatgagataatagaatgagttgccttgtcataaaaacagagactcAAGCAAAACCCATTCAataagtcaagaagatccagcattcaacatcctaatttggaaacaatgtattataaatacatctacgccaacctaatagatgaagaaatGGTGCGAAGCAGGTCAACAGCTAGAATCTGTTTACCTCTTAattctttgcctaggaggccttctacaatacagttttattttttcattatatttttatttaaatagttaagataaaaatgatgaaacaaatgttttgattctaaataaatacaacaaaaaaaaaacttaatagtttgggtaatgaattttaataaagttaggAAAGTGAgtttaattttgatgttattttagttaaatttgaGTTATGAAATGtgttttgaatgaattttagacTATGAATTTTATGTTTCcataaattttagttatgaaAGTTAAGAAACTGAATAGTTAAGGATTtgaaaacaacaacattttattcaaatctttaataaaacaataaaaaataaaaatagaaaaacaaaagttgtacttagaattaaacagaaaaaatgaaagctttattaattctaaataaataatttaaaattaaacttgcgaaacaaatgtttcatttaaaatcctaataaaatggtaaaatacTGGTttccttttttcaaatttttaagtgaGCGCAGACATTTAAAACGAAAATTGGCAAactcagatattttttttttcacaatttttatgCTAAATGTTTGCAGTTCAGTGATTTGTCAATCTGGGATTCTAAATTTTGTATCGACCTGATGCCAACCTATAATGCTTTTAGGTTAGcaattttttgctaattttttttcctaattcccAGGGctgtggatatatatatatatatatatatatatatatatatatatatatatatatatatatatatatatatatatatatatatatatatatatatatatatatatatacacacacatatatacatatatatattttcagtaTTAGTCAAATGAAACTGGCCAagatttttaaaggaaaaatttacttttaataggTTATGAAAGAATTTTACTGAAGTTTGCTTTAACCCatatgtttgctttttttgttgttgtttaatttagttctttttttaatattaaaaatgtgtttCTTTTCGAAtctaagttaattttattatttatttcttaacaattttatatttagactTAAGTCATTGTAATGATAAAATAGCCCTAAAAGTATTCTTTATATCCTTTCATTAATCACATTATATCTATTTGAcataatatttaacataatagataattcaataaatattttgatttgaaataaaattagctTTTTTGTCAATGCTtacataaatatgataaattacTTCATAAAAACTgcgtaatcttttttttaagtatatttccCAATTGGCATCAGCTCTTGAATATTGTCATTCAAAGAAAGTAATCCATAGAGATATTAAGCCAGAAAATCTTTTACTTGGCATGAAGGTATGtcaattttatatgctttttcATTAATCAGACATTAGGATGGTACTACTATAAAGTATATGTTTTTAAGCATAAATTGGcaattgagattttattatgtagttAGTGTAGCATATACCAAATATTCAAATTCTTCTTATTAACACAATATGTGTATTATTCTCTTAAAACTAGGGTGAGTTAAAGATATCTGATTTTGGTTGGTCTGTGCATGCTCCTTCATCAAGGTGAATATTGTACAGTAAAGTATTAtacttgtaattttattataggATCAAGcttaattgtttaaatgtttgatttatttagaCGTACAACTCTTTGTGGTACCTTAGACTATTTACCACCTGAAATGATTGAGGGAAAAGTTCACgatgaaaaagtaaatataattttattttcaatatatatatacaggcctttgCGGGAGTAAATGAGTGCAAGAGCAGCAAAAAGCACTCCTAAAACGAACATGGCAAGCTATGCAAGCTGCTCCTTTAAACAGCTTCTTAGGAGAGCTTTTGGTTTTTGCTCGACCTAtctgtttattcattaaaaaaattgcttattaaatacaaaaacaaacaatgtaTTTAGCTAACGCCAATGTTTGCATAtgcaaaaattaagaaatgtcATGTTCATTTTTCtgtctatttttttaacaaaagtttgcATGTTTGTAGATTTGTCGCACCATGTTTGTAACGTTAATATTACAAGAATATATTGATAACAATTGTCATTTATTGCAGCATGAAAAAAGTCTTTAGATGAGCATTGTTTTtactacttataaaaaaagctttaaattttcttattttaatagaaTGCAGGCATTTCaggaattattaaaaataattattaaaataactgcgttttttattttagttacagtgataattatacttttgctaGAGCCATAAACTGCTCCCATAAACCATTTTAAGGGGAGTGTGGACGAGAGCCCACACTCCCcttatgatttatatatatatatatacaatggtGGAAAAAAAAGTCATGTGTCCGACCACAAATTTAGTTCATTTTACAgaatttgttaatttgttacCGTTACTGAGACAACATGAATCAAGACCAATACCTTTAAGTATTAAGAAATCATATGCTACCTACAGCCAGAGAGCTTTATGGCACCTTGCCATTAAGCTAAGGAAGTTTGTGATTTCTTACACGATAAGGGTGTTAAGCATATGGAATGGCCATACCAAAGTCCAGATATGAATCCCATTGAACATGTATGGGAAATTCTGTTCAGGGCAATCAGGGGTAAAAAGCCACGCAATCAGGATGAACTTTGGAACTTGCTGCAAAATGCTTGGAATAACATCACTCCACAGCACCTATAAGATCTTATTGAGTCAATACTTCGATGAATTGAACAGATGCGTTTAGCTAAGGGTGGGCATACTAAGTATTAGTAATTCTTCCAGTTCTCGATTAACTATTTCCtttagtttatgaaaaaattaaacactgTACAAATATATGGTGATTGTTTGGTGTTTCTGTTTTATCTAgcaaaaaattctattaaaaacttactgggaacataactttttttccgacatatatgtatatatatgtatatatttccgatatatatgtatatatatgtatatatgcatatatgcatatatgcatatatgtgtatatatatatatatatatatatatatatatatatatatatatatatatatatatatatatatatatatatatatatatatatacacacacactttattaacataatcatataaaaaagtgTGGATTTTTATAGAAGACGGAGTATtagctattatttttgtttcttaaaaaataatttctgtcCAGAATACCATAGTTTAAACCTTAATCTATTTTTCTGATCAATGCataatattaaatcttttttcttaaatctgTTTTATATCTGAGTATAAGTTTagactattatattaaaaaacattacacaaacagttaattataacttttattaaatgttgcCATGATGATGTTGCTAGTTACCTATATAGAATGTGTCTATATGGGCTGAGTTTATGATGAACATAAGCGCAAGGGCCATCTGAGCAAAAGTTTTgactaatgttttaaaaaacattttaaaaccagttaattataacttttgttaaatgttGCCATGATGATGTTGCTAGTTACCTATATAGAATGTATCTATATAGGCTGAGTTTATGATGAACATAAGCGCAAGGGCCATCTGAGCAAAAGTTTTggctattgttttaaaaaacattttaaaatcagttaattataacttttgttaaatgttGCCATGATGATGTTGCTAGTTCCCCTATATAGAATGTGTCTATATAGGCTGAGTTTATGATGAACATAAGCGCAAGGGCCATCTGAGCAAAAGTTTTggctattgttttaaaaaacattttaaaatcagttaattataacttttattaaatgttgcCATGATGATGTTGCTAGTTCCCCTATATAGAATGTGTCTATATAGGCTGAGTTTATGATGAACATAAGCGCAAGGGCCATCTGAGCAAAAGTTTTggctattgttttaaaaaacattttaaaatcagttaattataacttttgttaaatgttGCCATGATGATGTTGCTAGTTCCCCTATATAGAATGTGTCTATATAGGCTGAGTTTATGATGAACATAAGCGCAAGGGCCATCTGAGCAAAAGTTTTGgctgttgttttaaaaaacattttaaaatcagttaattataacttttgttaaatgttGCCATGATGATGTTGCTAGTTCTCCTATATAGAATGTGTCTATATAGGCTGAGTTTATGATGAACATAAGCGCAAGGGCCATCTgagcaaaagtttaaaaagtttggtAATTTAAGTAATGAATTTCTTCAAGTAAGAATTCATAAAGTATGTACGCAGTAAATCTACTGTTTTAGGATCCCCTACCCCCTGGTACGCACTTGATGCTTTTAACACCCGTATCCCCCAACTGCATACGTACccattatttattatagaatcAACTCCCCAGACTCCAATgcaaaaattttccaaaaaacaaaagaatttttagttaattcaacatttctctgttacataacataatattgatatatatatatatatatatatatatatatatatatatatatatatatatatatatatatatatatatatttatatcaccAATTTTGAGGCTTTAAATTTAGGTTGACTTATGGAGTGTTGGTGTTTTATGTTATGAATTTCTAGTTGGAAAACCTCCTTTTGAGACAGAAAGCCATGATCATACGTATCAGCTGATTTCTTctgtatgtttttttgtattttttattgaggttttttatattaaaacatacaaAGACATAACATAGGGAACTTATACTTAGGGTACTTACACTTGTCGTGTACAATAACATAATTACACTGAGGGTAATTACACTTGTTGTATTCAGTAAGAAAAATATACTGGGGGTACTTTCACTTGTATACAGTAAGATACTTACACCaattacttttacattttttataggtaagtttaactttttttttttataggtcaAATACTCTTTCCCAGACTATGTAAGTTCTGGCGCCCGCGATCTTATATCCCAGGTACAGTTAtttgacttttaaatttatgataactttttgttttttgggcaaattacttttaaatgttgTCATCAAAGTGTCATATGTGTACTAGTTTGCAGTGAATTTTTTTTCCCGCACATTTTGTTGGGTGTGTAAAAGTTATGAATAATATAAGTACTGGATTTAAATAGCAGGTGTTTAGCGTGTCATCTTGAGATGcctttcaaattttaaaattaatttttttttgtaaaatatgatattaaaaaattacagtaaTGTCAGGTTGTCAGATTAATCATTATTACCAACTTAAATTTCATGAAGTAAAGTTATTTACgttgattaaaactaaaataagtttAGTATTAAGCACCTTTACGGCTAGCATTTACGAGCGAATGCTGACTTAATCAGAAATATTGTAGGAACTGCAGTTAGTTGCACATTGAAAATCTAACATTCTTAAAGCATCTGCTAAATTGCtctttatcattaattatttctttttgttttaatatgagtattgctatatttttttactttttttcattgctaaggaattttattaaaaagaattttatgaatattttcaggtggaaaggtttttttatttatacgcTGCACATATCAAATAAACAattctttaataattaaattttaacctgatagttgaaatttttagatttttatttattgtttattattggcCTCAGTTTGCTATGATagctattataaatatttactattatttggctaaagtttttttttaaattcctcgtgaaaataattatttcataattCTGAAGAAACCAACTAACTTTTTTTGaggtaataaaaatactttaatgtaaaatattaaggTGTTTTAATTATCAGTCTTTAAACATATACCGTATTATATTGCAAAACatctttgtttaacaaaattataaacatacataaatttgGAGATCCGAAAAAAAGTTCATTGGGAATAATACGCATGTTTAACTAATTAATGTTTTCTTACTATTTTGAACGGAAGGTGATAAAATATCAAGatagtaattttattactataaaagtTAATAGTGGTTTTATACTGAAAGTATGTGCGATCTGTTGGtctataatgttttaattatgtGTCCCGCTCAAATATTGATATTGGAGTGACCACCTTTATTAtgtgttattatttgtttaatatttagttttctgatatatatcatataaaataatagaTTATTTGTGTTATTcgttttaaataaagcttcttcGCAAGAAACCATCAGATAGATTACCGTTAGCAGATGTACTAAAGCATCCATGGATCCAACAGCATTCTTCtatgtttaataaacaaaaggTTTCAGTGAACCAGACACCTACAACTTCATTCTCGTCTCTTTCTAGTTCttgatttttagtttcttataatgtaaataaaagtagtaCTTATCCTTAAAatcattgttaaattttttattttttattcaaaagacaatagaataattttacattttttcttttttaataatttgtgggCCCTTTCACTATaatttctaaatagtttttttctctttatttttatgttcaattcACCTTTCCCTTTAAATGCAATGCATTATGGTATTTGTATGTACGCAACAATAAGTCGagtaaaatgtcaaatattCAAAGAACTGAGATTGTCCCGATAGACTTTGGTGTAGTTTATTTCacaccttttaaattttttagtttaagttttaaaaactatattattggAGTAAACTTTGCACTATTGAAGACTTCGAAGAAAAGATAACAACAAGTGCACCAAACAATGTTATTCGACTAAAAAAACGAGCAAAAAAAAGtcatgattttacattttgtgTACCTAAATGCTTTAGCAactaagtaaaacataaaaatttattattttatgcaattcccaacaaaaaaaacaaagaataaaaaaaattattagtttcttttaataatttcttacaTACTTTTACatcctttcaaatatttttttaatcataaactgaaaataaaatgtatttaaacaaagtaaaatctTACTGAACcagtttcattttcaaatttaattgattGCACAAAAAGTCCTCACTTTTTGTATAGAACAAAGTCAATTTCGCTCTTTTCTGAAAAAGCTTTGATACCTTGGCATTGGTAAAATGAACtctttgatttttagtttttgctgtctattattatttcaaaacaaaaagttttattggtaCAAGCCTTTTGTACCCaaagataactttttaaaaaagagaattttACTTCAATTATGTTGTAGCTGTCCTAATTAATACACAACCCATCAAGGCTAGAACCAGCTGTGGCATTTAGGATTTATAACAAGATCACATTTTTTAGCATCACAGTTAACTTTTTCTTTCAACTTTTCATGAGCaatatcttcattttttatactcCACTGACAAACTCgtgttagtaaaatttaatttcaataattaacACAGCCATTGTCATTCCTTGGTTTAattctacataataaaatatttggtttaacTCTAATCTATTTTACATAGCTTTGAATAACTGATAACCAGCTATTTTATGTTTAGCTGCTCTTCTTTCAAAATATCGTCtgatactatataaataaatatatgttgatGTGTTAATGGAAACAGAGGTGTTGTATTTTGACCATTAAGATACATCTTTAGAGTCTCTAATagagattattttgttttcatcgCTATTAAATTCCTCGTTTGTAATTACACAAAATGTTGTATTTAGTGAAATCATGCTAAGGCTTTTAAAAAAGCTCAAACCAGCAGAAATATTTATAGAgttaattatatacttttacttaagtataCTTGCGAAATATACTTCAAACAAGCTTCTCTAACGAAATTCAACTACAACtacgttgaaaaatttgttaatattacaaTGCAGTTATTCTCCTGCGgaaataataagattttgttaAGGATTTTGGCCTAAATTTGTTAAGGATTTTAGCGTAGATTATAAGAGAGAAATCTATTATCTATGTATTGCGCGTTTTTGATTTTTCTGTACATACAAAAACCATAATGCATTgcgtgaaataataataataaggggAAAGTTGAATTTAAGACATTCTAGTAGGTCTTGGAGATATTCCTCGACGGCACATTACTTGACTTTTGTGCTATAGGCTTGGCAGATATTAAAAGTCCCCAAAATAAGCTaaagttagaaataaaaaaagttaaaagtatgttaaaaatcttacaaacaaataaaatattatgtataaGGTTCCAATTAAAATGAGAAACACCTTGTTTCATGTTTTaccttctttttcaaaaattttatcgCCTCTCTGAGTTGCATAgaattttaagaagaaaaaaaaagtgagctGCTTCCATAATATAATGgcttactattattattttttttatatatatataaaggttaGGATATTAATACATACATTTTTCGATCCAATTGAATAATAAGCGTAAACTGACAATTCTAATGACAGTGGCCAGCTGTAAACGTAGTTTCAGCAAGTTGAAGTTAATTAAAACCAATCAGCTGTAATCGCAGTTTCAGCAAGTTgaagttaattaataaaaaatatttacctacGTATATCGATGACGCATAAAAAGATAGACTTCGCTCGCGATACTCACCGTTAAAAACATGTTTGTGAGTTATTCaggttttcatttaaaattacattgttTGAACTATTTTGCAACTACTGATTTGCTAACTGTAATAACctataggttttatcgtgcattagataaaggtggagaggttaaggccatcgctcatgacatttctaaagctcaCTTCtgctcacaatggctggtgaactttaattcaaataaaactcaatttttttcagccaatctttatcgcaataatttagatctacctatatttatgaacggtaatgtactcgatgagtcgtctactcttcatcttctaggattaactcttacttccaatctttcttggaaaccatatatcaaaccCATTGCAAAACtaacatctgctaaggttgcatctctatattgagctcgacactttcttactccgtattctattctctatctctataaatctcaaatttgGTCTTGTATGGAAAACTGTTTCCATATCTGAGGCGgattttctaatgatgccctttctcttttagacaaggtgcaaaaacgcattgtataCATAGTTg is a window of Hydra vulgaris chromosome 15, alternate assembly HydraT2T_AEP DNA encoding:
- the LOC136092445 gene encoding aurora kinase C-like, whose product is MNALKDNNFQNASKGTVKTMLQKSDKPSSSEKENQDQKEPKNQSKENPPPPIDKCWSLSDFDIGKPLGKGKFGSVYLAREKQSHFIVALKVLFKSQLMKAAVEHQLRREIEIQSHLKHPHILRLYGYFYDAKRVFLILEYAPQGELYKHLTKSERFNEAKSATYISQLASALEYCHSKKVIHRDIKPENLLLGMKGELKISDFGWSVHAPSSRRTTLCGTLDYLPPEMIEGKVHDEKVDLWSVGVLCYEFLVGKPPFETESHDHTYQLISSVKYSFPDYVSSGARDLISQLLRKKPSDRLPLADVLKHPWIQQHSSMFNKQKVSVNQTPTTSFSSLSSS